GTCGAGATGGTGCACACGTTCGTCAGCACCAGCGACGTCCAGATCGAGGACTCGATGCACGCGACGCGAGACGAAGTCGTCGAACGCGCAGTCGAATCGGTCGAGCGCGTCACTGAGACGGGAACCACCTGCATGTTCTCGCCGATGGACGCGACGCGAACTGACGAGCAGTTCCTGATCGAGATCATCGAGGCCGTCAGCGAGGCCGGCGTCGACTGGATCAACATTCCGGACACCTGCGGCGTCGCCACGCCGACGCGGTTCCGGGCCATGATCGAGAAGGTCTGTGCCCACACCGACGCGCGGATCGACGTCCACACCCACGACGACTTCGGGCTGGCCACCGCCAACGCCCTGGCCGGCATCGAAGCGGGGGCCGATCAGGCGCAGGTCTCGGTCAACTCCATCGGCGAGCGCGCGGGCAACGCCGCCTACGAGGAGTTCGTGATGGCCGTCGAGTCGCTCTACCAGACCGACACGGGGATCGACACGACGCGCATCACCGAGCTCTCGAACGTCGTCGAGGAGAAAAGCGGGATGGCGACGCCGGGCAACAAGCCCGTCGTCGGCGACAACGCCTTCTCCCACGAGAGCGGCATCCACGCCGCCGGCGTCATCGAGAACTCCGACACCTTCGAGCCCGGCGTGATGACCCCGGAGATGGTCGGCGCCGAACGCCGCCTGATCCTGGGCAAGCACACCGGCACCCACTCGGTGCGGGAACGTCTGGACGAGCTGGGCTTCGAACCCACCGACGACCAGGTCCGGGCGGTCACCCGCCGGGTCAAGGACTTCGGGGCCGAGAAGCGCCGCGTCACCGTCGACGACTTGGAGCGCTTCGCCGAAGAGGCTGGCATCGAACGCCAGTCCGAAGAGGAGGAGGTGCGCGTCTAAGGGATGTCCTCCCCGTTTGCCACCGTTCGCGAGCCCCTGCTGTCGCGCTCGAGCGGGCCGACCAGCAATACTTGCAACGGCTTGAAAACTCGCAAGGGTTATGTCACTCGAGGGTCCTACGAGAACGATAATGACGGTCCGCGCTTCACTGTCGGCTCGCAGTCCGGTCGACACCAGCGCGCTCGCTCCGATTCGTATTGTAGGGGCGCCTACGCCCCGCATCTAGTACCTCGTAGCTTCGGACCCGAATTCGTCGCACCGTTCTCACAGCGACAGCAAATCCAGCAGATGACAGCATACCCGACATCCACAGCGATCGACAGCCGCCACGCGGCGGGAGGTAATCGATGAGCGAACGCGCAGCAAAGGTCACACCGGCAGACGAGGAGGAACAGGACGACGACCAGATCACCGACAGCGCGGCCCCGGACGCGGCCCAGGAGATCGACGCCGAGTCGGAGACGACGCCGGCGCCCGTCACCAGCGGTGCCGAAGCGGTCGTCCGCGCGCTAGAAAACGCGGGCGTCGAACACGCTTTCGGCGTGCAGGGCGGGGCGATCATGCCCGTCTACGACGCCCTCTACGACTCGGACATCTACCACGTGACGATGGCCCACGAGCAGGGCGCGGCCCACGCGGCCGACGCCTACGGCATCGTCTCGGGGAAGCCGGGCATCTGCCTGGCGACCTCCGGGCCGGGCGCGACCAACCTCGTCACGGGGCTGGCCGACGCCGACATGGACTCGGATCCGATGGTGGCCCTGACGGGGCAGGTTCCGACGGAGCTCGTCGGCAACGACGCCTTCCAGGAGACCGACACGACGGGCGTCACGACGCCGGTCACGAAGGATAACACCTTCTCGAGCGACTCGGACACCGTCGGTAGCGACGTCAGCGAGGCGTTCGCTCTCGCCGGCGAGGGCCGGCCGGGTCCGACGCTGGTCGACCTGCCGAAGGACGTGACCAACGGCGAGACCGACCGGGAGCCCGACGCGCCGTCGGTGCCCGAGACCTACGAGGTCCAGGAGCGAGCCGACGAGGAGATCGTCGCGGCCGCGGCCGAGCGCATCGAGAACTCGAACAAGCCCGTCATGCTGCTGGGCGGCGGCGTCATCAAGGGCGAGGCCAGCGAGGCCTGCCGCGAGTTCGCCGTCGAACACGAGATTCCGGTCATCACCACGATGCCCGGCATCGGTGCGTTCCCCGAGGACCACGAGCTCTCCTTGGAGATGGCGGGGATGCACGGCACCGGCTACGCCAACATGGCGATCACCCACTGCGACACGCTGATCGGGATCGGCACGCGGTTCGACGACCGCCTGACCGGCGGCATCGAGACCTTCGCGCCCGACGCGGAGCTCATCCACGTCGACATTGACCCCGCGGAGATCTCGAAGAACATCCACGCGGACTACCCGCTGATCGGCGACGCCGCGACCGTCGTCGAACAGCTGACCGCGGCCGTCGACGAGTCGCCCGAGGCCACGAAGTGGCGCGCGCAGTGCCAGCAGTGGAAGTCCGACTACTCGATGGCCTACGACGCGCCAGAGGACGAGCCGCTCCAGCCGGAGTTCGTCGTCGAGGCCTTGGACGAGGCGACCGACGACGACACCATCGTGACGACCGGCGTCGGCCAACACCAGATGTGGGCCTGCCAGTACTGGACCTACACCGAGCCCCGCACGTGGGTCTCGAGTCACGGACTCGGGACGATGGGGTACGGACTGCCGGCGGCGATCGGCGCCCGGATCGCGGCCGACGACGATCAGGACGTCGTCTGTTTCGACGGCGACGGCTCGTTCCTGATGACGCTGCAGGGTCTCTCGGTTGCGGTCCGCGAGAATCTGGACATCACGGTCGCCGTGCTCAACAACGAGTACATCGGGATGGTCCGACAGTGGCAGGACGCCTTCTTCGAGGGCCGCCACTCCGCCTCGGACTACCACTGGATGCCGGAGTTCGACAAGCTCGCCGAGGCCTTCGGCGCGGCCGGCTTCCGCATCGACGACTACGACGAGGTCGCCGACACCATCGAGGAGGCGCTTTCCTACGACGGCCCCTCGGTGATCGACGTCCACATCGATCCCGAGGCCAACGTCTTCCCGATGGTTCCAAGCGGCGGCGACAACGGACAGTTCGCTCTGACGGAGGACCAACTATGAAACGAGGACTCGAGGGACCACCGCCGGAGGACCGACCGACCCCCGCGGGTCGACGCAACAAGCAGGGTATCCGCATCGACCCCGAGGTCGAAGCGACCCACGAGCCCCGGCGCACCGTCATCTCGGCGCTGGTCGCACACGAGCCCGGCGTGCTCTCGGACGTCTCGGGACTATTCTCGAGGCGCCAGTTCAACATCGAGAGCCTGACCGTCGGGCCGACGAAAGACGAGGACCGCGCGCGGATCACGGTCGTCGTCGAGGAGCCCGATCCGGGCATCGACCAGATCAAGAAACAGCTGCGAAAGCTCGTGCCGGTGATCTCGGTGCGCGAACTCGAGCCCGACGCGATGCAGCGGGAGCTGGCGTTGATCAAGGTCGACGCCGAGGATCCCGCGCAGGTCAGCGCCGTCGCGGACATGTACGACGCGACGACAGTCGACTCGAGTCCCGAGACGGCGACCTTCGAGATCACGGGGGCGCGCCAGAAGATCGAGGCGGCGATCGACACGTTCGGCCAGTTCGGGATCCGAGAGATCTCCCGAACCGGGACGACGGCGCTCGCCCGCGGCACCGAGGAGACCGCGGCAGCCGTGAACGCGACTGAATCGACCGCCACCGAGGCGAACCACGACAAACCATACCAGACAGCTAACGATGACTGACGAATTCACCACCGACATCTACTACGACGACGACGCAGACGTATCGACGCTCGACGACGAGACCGTGGCCGTGCTGGGCTACGGCAGCCAGGGCCACGCTCACGCGCTGAACCTCCACGACAGCGGGGTCGACGTGGTCGTCGGCCTGCGCGAGGGGTCGTCCTCGCGCTCGGCCGCCGAAGCCGACGGTCTCGAGGTCGCGACGCCGGGCGACGCCGTCGCCCAGGCCTCCTACGTCTCCGTGCTGGTGCCCGACACCGTCCAGCCGGACGTCTACGAGAACGCCATCGAACCCAACCTCGAGGCGGGTGACACGCTGCAGTTCGCCCACGGGCTGAACATCCACTACAACCAGATCCAGCCCCCCGAGGGCGTCGACGTGACGATGGTCGCGCCGAAGAGCCCGGGCCACCTCGTCCGGCGGAACTACGAGAACGACGAGGGGACCCCCGGCCTGCTGGCGATCTACCAGGACACCACGGGCGACGCCGAAGAGCGCGCGCTCGCCTACGCGAAGGGGATCGGCTGCACTCGCGCCGGCGTCATCGAGACGACGTTCCAGGAGGAGGTCGAGTCGGACCTCTTCGGCGAGCAGGCCGTCCTCTGTGGCGGCGTCACCTCGCTGGTCAAACACGGCTACGAGACGCTGGTCGACGCGGGCTACTCGCCCGAGATCGCCTACTTCGAGTGTCTCAACGAGCTCAAACTGATCGTCGACCTGATGTACGAGGGCGGCCACTCCGAGATGTGGGACTCGGTCTCCGACACCGCCGAGTACGGCGGCCTCTCGCGCGGCGACAGGATCGTCGACGAGAACGTCCGCGAGAACATGGAGGAGACCCTCGAGGAGATCCAGAACGGCGAGTTCACGCGCGAGTGGATCGTCGAGAACCAGGCCGGCCGACCCAGCTACACCCAGCTTCGACAGGCCGAGAAGAACCACGAGATCGAACAGGTCGGCGAACGGCTGCGCGACCTGTTCGCCTGGGCCGAGGAGGAAGAACAAGCGGAAGACGAAGACGAGTCCGTCCAGGTGCAGGCGGACGACTAACGAGGGGACACCACCAATGAACGAGAACGAAACGACATCCGAGACGATGGCCGACGTCAGCCACACCAACCCCTACACGGGGGAGACGGTCGGTCGGCTGTTCAGTCGCGGGCCGACGGTCGTCGCCGACGGCGGGACGGACGGCCGCGAGCGAGCCGCGACCGACTCGAGCGAACGCACGGACGAGCAACCGAACGACACGATGGCGGACGTGGATCACACGCCGCCACAGGACGCCGAAGACGCGAACCGCGTCTTCGAGCGCGGACGGGACCACCCCGTAGAGGACGAGGAATGAGCGAGGGAACACTGTACGACAAGGTCTGGGATCGACACAAAGTCACCACGCTGCCGACGGGACAGGATCAGCTGTTCGTCGGACTCCACCTCATCCACGAGGTCACGAGTCCGCAGGCGTTCGGGATGCTCCGCGAGCGCGACCTCGAGGTCGCCTATCCGAAGCTGACTCACGCGACGGTCGACCACATCGTCCCGACGGCCGATCAGTCCCGACCCTACGAGGAGGACGCGGCCGAGGAGATGATGGCCGAACTCGAGCAGAACGTCCGCGAGGCGGGCATCGAGTTCTCCGACCCGACGACGGGCGATCAGGGGATCGTCCACGTCATCGGCCCGGAGCAGGGACTGACCCAGCCCGGCAAGACGATCGTCTGTGGCGACAGCCACACCTCCACCCACGGCGCCTTCGGCGCGCTCGCGTTCGGGATCGGCACCAGCCAGATCCGCGACGTGCTCGCGACGGGCACGGTCGCGATGGAGAAACAGAAGGTCCGCAAGATCCAGGTCGACGGCGAACTCGGCGACGGCGTCGAGGCCAAGGACATCATCCTCGAGATCATCCGTCGTCTGGGCACCGAGGGCGGCGTCGGCTACGTCTACGAGTACGCCGGCGAGGCCATCGAGAGCCTGGGGATGGAAGGCCGAATGTCGATCTGTAACATGTCGATCGAAGGCGGCGCCCGCGCGGGCTACGTCAACCCCGACGAGACCACCTACGAGTGGCTCGAGGAGACGGACTACTTCCGGGAGAACCCGGAGAAGTTCGAGGAACTCAAACCGTACTGGGAGTCCATTCGCTCCGACGAGACGGCAGAGTACGACGACGTCGTCCACATCGACGCGAACGAACTCGAGCCGGTCGTCACCTGGGGGACCACGCCCGGCCAGGGCGTCGGCGTCACCGAGCCGATTCCGGCCCCCGAGGACCTGCCCGAAGACAAACAGGATACGGCCCGACGCGCTCAGGAACACATGCGCGTCGAACCCGGCGACACGATGGAGGGCTACGACATCGACGTCGCCTTTCTGGGTTCCTGTACGAACGCGCGCCTGCCCGACCTGCGACGTGCCGCCGAGATCGTCGAGGGACGGCAGGTCGACGATGACGTCCGCGCACTGGTCGTCCCCGGCAGCCAGCGCGTCCAGGAAGCCGCTGCGGAGGAAGGGCTCAAAGACATCTTCGAGGAGGCCGGCTTCGAGTGGCGAAACGCCGGCTGTTCGATGTGTCTCGGTATGAACGAAGACCAACTCGAGGGCGACGAGGCCAGCGCCTCGTCCTCGAACCGGAACTTCGTCGGCCGACAGGGCTCGAAAGACGGTCGCACCGTCCTGATGAACCCGCAGATGGTCGCCGCGGCGGCGATCACCGGGGAAGTCTCTGACGTGCGCGAACTGAAGGAGGTGACCTCGGTATGAGTGACGAAGTCGAGATTCCCGAGGTCACCCGCGTCTCCGGATCGGGCGTCCCGATTCGGGGCAACGACATCGACACCGACCAGATCATCCCGGCGCGGTTCATGAAGGTCGTCACCTTCGACGGACTGGGCGAGTTCGCGTTCTTCGACGTCCGGTTCGACGACGACGACAACCCCAAGGACCACCCGATGAACGAGGACCGGTTCCAGGACTCCTCGGTGATGGTCGTCAACAGCAACTTCGGCTGTGGCTCCTCGCGCGAGCACGCGCCCCAGGCCCTGATGCGCTGGGGCATCGACGCGATCATCGGCGAGAGCTTCGCCGAGATCTTCGCGGGCAACTGTCTGGCGCTGGGGATCCCGACCGTCACGGCCGACAGCGAGACGATCCAGGACCTCCAGGACTGGGTCGACGAGAACCCCGACGGCGAGATCGACATCGACGTCGAGTCCGAGGAGGTCACCTACGGCGTTCCCGAATCGGATGATTCGGGTGCTAATCAGAACTCGGAGAGTTCTGATGCTGGGCGAACGATCGACGTCACCGTCGACGACGCCCAGCGCAAGGCCTTAGTCGAGGGCGTCTGGGACACGACGGCGCTGATGAAGTCCAACGCCGGCGAAGTTCGGAAGAAGGCCGCGGAGCTTCCCTACGTCGAGGACGCGGCGATTCCGGACGCCGAGTAACTCGCTCGAGACGCTCGTTCGCCGTTTTTCCGTTTCCGAAACCCAGCCAGAGACATCTCGATTTCGCGCTCGTCCGGCCTGATCCCCGCTCGAGCGCTCGAGGTCGAGCGATTCGCTATCACACCGGAAGCGGCAGATCCGTGCCGGCATCGCTACCGCTTTCGGCGCCAGTCCGCAACGACGGGTATGTCTCGGAACCGCGATATCGCGATGTTTCTGTCCTTGGCCGTGCTGTGGGGTTTCTCCTTTCCGGCGATTTCGGTCGGCCTCGAGTCGCTCCCGCCGTTGCTCTTCGCGGCCGCCCGGTACGATATCGCCGCCGTCCTGTTGCTGACGGCGGCTATCGTCCGAGTCGAGAAGTGGCGGCCGACCGCCCGAAACGACCTCGCGGCGGTCGCGGGCGGCGGCGTCTTCCTCATCGCCGGGAACGGGCTGCTCTTCCTCGGCCAGCAGACGGTCCCCAGCGGCGTCGCCGCGATCCTGCAGGGACTGGTGCCGATCCTGACCGCGCTGTGGGCGATCCCGCTGCTGGGCGAGCGGCTCTCGGGGCTCGGGGCCGTCGGCGCCGCGATCGGCTTCTTCGGCGTCGGTCTGGTCGTCCAACCCGATCCGGGGAACCTGCTGGCGGGCGACACCGGCGCGCGGCTGCTCATCGTCGGGCAAGTCTGCAGCGTCGCGCTCGGCGGCGTCCTGATCCAGCGGGCCGGCCCGACCCTCGAGCAGCTGCCGCTGGTCGGCTGGTCGATGCTCGTCGGCGGCCTCGTCCTCCACGCCGTCAGCCTCGGCGCCGGCGAGGGTCCGGGCGCCGCCGCGATCGGTCCCGTCTCGCTGACTGCCCTGCTCTACCTCGGGGTCTTCGCGACCGCCGTCGCCTTCATGATCTACTTCACGATCCTCGAGGAACACGGCGCGTTCGAGGCGGCGCTGATCGGCTACCTGGTGCCGATCGTCGCGACCGCCGCGGGCGTCGTCCTGCTCGGCGAGTCGATCGGCGCGCTGACGATCGCGGGCTTCGCGCTGGTCGCCGTCGGCTTCGCCCTACTCAAGCGCCGAACCATCGCCGACGCGGTGGGGCTCTCGACGGGCGTCGGCAGTCCGTGATTCGAGGCGGTCACCGATCGCCGACGCGATGCCCGTATCGATACCCTCTTTTCGCCGCCGCAGAGAGGGGTGAGTATGACTCACGAGATCGCCGTCATCCCGGGCGACGGAATCGGACAGGAAGTCACCCCCGCCGCGGTCGACGTGCTCGAGTCCCTCGAGATCGACTTCGAGTTCACCGAAGCGGACGCGGGCGACGCGGTGAAAGAAGCGACCGGCGAGGCGCTGCCCCAGGAGACCTACGATCTGGCGGCGTCGGCCGACGCGACGCTGTTCGGCGCGGCCGGCGAGACCGCGGCCGACGTCATCCTGCCGCTCCGGACCGCCGTCGACTCGTTCGTCAACATCCGACCCGCGAAGGCCTACCCCGGCATCGACGCCGTCCGACCCGAAACGGATCTGGTCTTCCTCCGGGAGAACACGGAGGGCGTCTACTCGGGGATCGAGGATCGGCTGACCCAGGACGTCTCGACGCTGACTCGCGTCGTCACCGAATCGGCCTCGGAGGACCTCGCCGAGTTCGCCTGCGACTACGTCTCCGACGGCGACCACGACGGCTTCACAATCGCCCACAAGGCCAACGTCATGCGCGAGACGGACGGCCTCTTCCGCGACACCGTCA
This portion of the Haloterrigena gelatinilytica genome encodes:
- the leuB gene encoding 3-isopropylmalate dehydrogenase, with the translated sequence MTHEIAVIPGDGIGQEVTPAAVDVLESLEIDFEFTEADAGDAVKEATGEALPQETYDLAASADATLFGAAGETAADVILPLRTAVDSFVNIRPAKAYPGIDAVRPETDLVFLRENTEGVYSGIEDRLTQDVSTLTRVVTESASEDLAEFACDYVSDGDHDGFTIAHKANVMRETDGLFRDTVKSVADEKGVETDEVLMDAFATRVCLDPEQFDVVVCPNLAGDVLSDLAAGLVGGLGLLPSANVGPERGLFEPVHGTAPDIAGEGVANPAATIVSAAMLLEYLGYDEESDRVHEAVEDTLENGPRTPDLGGDASTEDVTDAIIERL
- a CDS encoding DMT family transporter, translating into MSRNRDIAMFLSLAVLWGFSFPAISVGLESLPPLLFAAARYDIAAVLLLTAAIVRVEKWRPTARNDLAAVAGGGVFLIAGNGLLFLGQQTVPSGVAAILQGLVPILTALWAIPLLGERLSGLGAVGAAIGFFGVGLVVQPDPGNLLAGDTGARLLIVGQVCSVALGGVLIQRAGPTLEQLPLVGWSMLVGGLVLHAVSLGAGEGPGAAAIGPVSLTALLYLGVFATAVAFMIYFTILEEHGAFEAALIGYLVPIVATAAGVVLLGESIGALTIAGFALVAVGFALLKRRTIADAVGLSTGVGSP
- the leuD gene encoding 3-isopropylmalate dehydratase small subunit, with translation MSDEVEIPEVTRVSGSGVPIRGNDIDTDQIIPARFMKVVTFDGLGEFAFFDVRFDDDDNPKDHPMNEDRFQDSSVMVVNSNFGCGSSREHAPQALMRWGIDAIIGESFAEIFAGNCLALGIPTVTADSETIQDLQDWVDENPDGEIDIDVESEEVTYGVPESDDSGANQNSESSDAGRTIDVTVDDAQRKALVEGVWDTTALMKSNAGEVRKKAAELPYVEDAAIPDAE
- the leuC gene encoding 3-isopropylmalate dehydratase large subunit; this translates as MSEGTLYDKVWDRHKVTTLPTGQDQLFVGLHLIHEVTSPQAFGMLRERDLEVAYPKLTHATVDHIVPTADQSRPYEEDAAEEMMAELEQNVREAGIEFSDPTTGDQGIVHVIGPEQGLTQPGKTIVCGDSHTSTHGAFGALAFGIGTSQIRDVLATGTVAMEKQKVRKIQVDGELGDGVEAKDIILEIIRRLGTEGGVGYVYEYAGEAIESLGMEGRMSICNMSIEGGARAGYVNPDETTYEWLEETDYFRENPEKFEELKPYWESIRSDETAEYDDVVHIDANELEPVVTWGTTPGQGVGVTEPIPAPEDLPEDKQDTARRAQEHMRVEPGDTMEGYDIDVAFLGSCTNARLPDLRRAAEIVEGRQVDDDVRALVVPGSQRVQEAAAEEGLKDIFEEAGFEWRNAGCSMCLGMNEDQLEGDEASASSSNRNFVGRQGSKDGRTVLMNPQMVAAAAITGEVSDVRELKEVTSV
- the ilvC gene encoding ketol-acid reductoisomerase encodes the protein MTDEFTTDIYYDDDADVSTLDDETVAVLGYGSQGHAHALNLHDSGVDVVVGLREGSSSRSAAEADGLEVATPGDAVAQASYVSVLVPDTVQPDVYENAIEPNLEAGDTLQFAHGLNIHYNQIQPPEGVDVTMVAPKSPGHLVRRNYENDEGTPGLLAIYQDTTGDAEERALAYAKGIGCTRAGVIETTFQEEVESDLFGEQAVLCGGVTSLVKHGYETLVDAGYSPEIAYFECLNELKLIVDLMYEGGHSEMWDSVSDTAEYGGLSRGDRIVDENVRENMEETLEEIQNGEFTREWIVENQAGRPSYTQLRQAEKNHEIEQVGERLRDLFAWAEEEEQAEDEDESVQVQADD
- a CDS encoding LeuA family protein, yielding MQIQCLHKTIRPLTPVRGVEFFQGTLDSTDEIESARVFDTTLRDGEQSPGTSFSYDDKRQIASILDDMGTHVIEAGFPVNSDAEFEAVRDIASSTQTTTCGLARVVDADIEAALDSGVEMVHTFVSTSDVQIEDSMHATRDEVVERAVESVERVTETGTTCMFSPMDATRTDEQFLIEIIEAVSEAGVDWINIPDTCGVATPTRFRAMIEKVCAHTDARIDVHTHDDFGLATANALAGIEAGADQAQVSVNSIGERAGNAAYEEFVMAVESLYQTDTGIDTTRITELSNVVEEKSGMATPGNKPVVGDNAFSHESGIHAAGVIENSDTFEPGVMTPEMVGAERRLILGKHTGTHSVRERLDELGFEPTDDQVRAVTRRVKDFGAEKRRVTVDDLERFAEEAGIERQSEEEEVRV
- the ilvB gene encoding biosynthetic-type acetolactate synthase large subunit, with protein sequence MSERAAKVTPADEEEQDDDQITDSAAPDAAQEIDAESETTPAPVTSGAEAVVRALENAGVEHAFGVQGGAIMPVYDALYDSDIYHVTMAHEQGAAHAADAYGIVSGKPGICLATSGPGATNLVTGLADADMDSDPMVALTGQVPTELVGNDAFQETDTTGVTTPVTKDNTFSSDSDTVGSDVSEAFALAGEGRPGPTLVDLPKDVTNGETDREPDAPSVPETYEVQERADEEIVAAAAERIENSNKPVMLLGGGVIKGEASEACREFAVEHEIPVITTMPGIGAFPEDHELSLEMAGMHGTGYANMAITHCDTLIGIGTRFDDRLTGGIETFAPDAELIHVDIDPAEISKNIHADYPLIGDAATVVEQLTAAVDESPEATKWRAQCQQWKSDYSMAYDAPEDEPLQPEFVVEALDEATDDDTIVTTGVGQHQMWACQYWTYTEPRTWVSSHGLGTMGYGLPAAIGARIAADDDQDVVCFDGDGSFLMTLQGLSVAVRENLDITVAVLNNEYIGMVRQWQDAFFEGRHSASDYHWMPEFDKLAEAFGAAGFRIDDYDEVADTIEEALSYDGPSVIDVHIDPEANVFPMVPSGGDNGQFALTEDQL
- the ilvN gene encoding acetolactate synthase small subunit, translating into MKRGLEGPPPEDRPTPAGRRNKQGIRIDPEVEATHEPRRTVISALVAHEPGVLSDVSGLFSRRQFNIESLTVGPTKDEDRARITVVVEEPDPGIDQIKKQLRKLVPVISVRELEPDAMQRELALIKVDAEDPAQVSAVADMYDATTVDSSPETATFEITGARQKIEAAIDTFGQFGIREISRTGTTALARGTEETAAAVNATESTATEANHDKPYQTANDD